One Gemmatimonadota bacterium DNA window includes the following coding sequences:
- a CDS encoding alpha/beta fold hydrolase yields MKPKIYCLKRNVKLRYNFAIPNTVLVIGHYCTWYVNRHVFHCENSKAGLTVEGVCAISLPIILAHGIVPFDALYRPLLRAGLRRFLRPPDKYDYFSGIAGHLENHGYTVFAPRVPFAAEVHKRAMALKRRIEVILKSTGADRVHIIAHSMGGLDARHMIVDFDMADRVATLTTIGTPHRGTCFADFGLAKVNWLIGFTGVFGLNLEGFRDLSTKAAAAFNERALNAEARNPVRYTTYAAHQSFARIFTPLKLPWKYIAGREGDNDGLVSVTSAAWTDKLGSKKVRQEAFPVPADHLNELAWWEPCELRAPRQARKPFKNKVRDVYLKMVRDAEREG; encoded by the coding sequence ATGAAACCGAAAATCTATTGTTTAAAAAGAAATGTTAAATTAAGGTATAATTTCGCCATTCCGAATACTGTGCTAGTAATTGGTCATTATTGCACGTGGTACGTAAACCGACACGTGTTTCATTGTGAAAACTCGAAGGCCGGTTTGACCGTCGAGGGAGTGTGCGCCATTAGTCTCCCGATCATCCTCGCCCATGGCATCGTGCCCTTCGACGCGCTTTACCGGCCGCTCCTCCGGGCGGGGCTGCGCCGATTCCTGCGCCCGCCCGACAAGTACGACTACTTCAGCGGGATCGCCGGCCATCTCGAAAACCACGGCTACACCGTCTTCGCCCCCCGCGTGCCCTTCGCCGCCGAAGTGCATAAGCGCGCCATGGCCCTGAAACGCCGCATCGAAGTCATCCTCAAAAGCACCGGAGCTGACCGGGTTCACATCATCGCTCACAGCATGGGCGGTCTCGACGCCCGCCACATGATCGTCGATTTCGACATGGCCGACCGCGTCGCGACACTGACGACCATTGGCACGCCGCACCGCGGAACTTGCTTCGCCGACTTCGGTCTTGCCAAAGTGAACTGGCTGATCGGCTTCACCGGCGTCTTCGGCCTCAATCTCGAGGGATTCCGCGATCTCAGTACCAAGGCTGCCGCCGCTTTCAACGAGCGTGCGCTGAACGCCGAGGCACGAAACCCCGTCCGCTATACCACCTACGCCGCCCATCAAAGCTTTGCGCGGATATTCACCCCGCTGAAGCTGCCCTGGAAATACATCGCAGGGCGCGAAGGAGACAACGATGGGTTGGTGTCTGTGACCTCGGCCGCCTGGACGGACAAATTGGGATCGAAGAAGGTGCGCCAGGAAGCCTTTCCCGTCCCCGCCGACCACCTCAACGAACTGGCCTGGTGGGAACCGTGTGAATTGCGCGCTCCCCGGCAGGCGCGAAAGCCCTTCAAGAACAAAGTACGCGATGTCTACCTTAAAATGGTTCGTGACGCCGAGCGTGAAGGTTGA
- a CDS encoding alcohol dehydrogenase catalytic domain-containing protein, producing MRALMYLGTRQMEMQDVEEPGVTPGYAVLKVGAASICGSDLHGFLGKSAKRVPPLIMGHEFTGEVVDLGRGAEGLAIGDRVTINPILSCGRCDECLRGRTSICPHRTVIGIEHPGAFANYVSVPAASCFRLPDHVGDLEGSMVESLSNALHIFDRSLHGFIRSVAVIGAGTQGLLALQVARHIGATRIAVTDMVPSRLSLAASMGATHTIDVRSIDPVEAVFDMTDGQGVDLAVEAVGHTATQEQAVRMLRQGGEAVLLGLGAEAPMAIDGVAMVNRELVVRGSYAYTSVDFAYSLDLISKGRIDVASMVVERDLEQGPGIFAKLVDDPGDLIKVALVPGS from the coding sequence ATGCGGGCACTAATGTACCTGGGAACGCGTCAGATGGAAATGCAGGACGTCGAGGAACCCGGGGTCACGCCCGGCTACGCCGTGCTGAAGGTCGGGGCGGCGAGCATATGCGGTTCGGACCTGCACGGCTTTCTGGGCAAGAGCGCAAAGCGGGTCCCGCCGCTGATCATGGGACACGAATTCACCGGCGAGGTGGTGGACCTGGGCCGCGGCGCGGAAGGGCTGGCCATCGGCGACCGGGTCACCATCAACCCGATCCTTTCCTGCGGCCGGTGCGACGAGTGCCTCCGGGGACGCACCAGTATCTGCCCTCATCGGACGGTCATCGGCATCGAGCATCCCGGGGCCTTCGCCAACTACGTTTCCGTGCCCGCGGCGTCCTGCTTCAGGCTGCCGGACCACGTGGGCGACCTCGAGGGCAGCATGGTCGAATCTCTCTCGAACGCGCTGCATATCTTCGACCGGAGCCTGCACGGGTTCATCAGGAGCGTGGCCGTCATCGGCGCGGGCACCCAGGGGCTCCTCGCCCTGCAGGTGGCCCGGCACATCGGGGCGACCCGCATCGCGGTGACTGACATGGTGCCCTCGCGACTGTCGCTGGCCGCCTCGATGGGCGCGACCCACACCATCGACGTACGGTCGATCGACCCGGTGGAAGCCGTGTTCGATATGACAGACGGTCAAGGGGTGGACCTGGCGGTCGAAGCGGTGGGCCATACGGCGACGCAGGAACAGGCCGTGCGGATGCTCCGGCAGGGCGGTGAAGCCGTGCTGCTGGGCCTCGGCGCCGAAGCGCCCATGGCCATTGACGGCGTGGCCATGGTCAACAGGGAACTGGTCGTTCGCGGTTCCTATGCCTACACGAGCGTGGACTTCGCCTATTCCCTCGATCTCATCTCTAAGGGCAGGATCGACGTCGCCTCCATGGTCGTCGAAAGGGACCTGGAGCAGGGGCCGGGCATTTTCGCGAAACTGGTGGACGACCCCGGCGACCTGATCAAGGTGGCGCTGGTGCCGGGTTCCTGA
- a CDS encoding AAA family ATPase, which translates to MYVRHLKVRNWRNFPRIDVDLQKRQFVVGPNASGKSNLMDVFRFLRDIAKVEGGGLQKAVADRGGMTKIRNLAARRDPDIAIEVRFCDPVNGRETWRYELGLKQQARGNRHTLITYERVSRDETVILDRPNEEDREDIVRLTQTYLEQITANRAFREIARYFQAITYHHLVPSLLRHADLIGGRTLEGDPYGQDFLDRIAREHDRTRRARLSRIEAVLKAAVPRLEQLEFIRDPETGRPHLQALYAHWRPRAGIQREDQFSDGTLRLIGMLWALLEGESMLFLEEPELCLHPGIVNRLAALILRMQRNTGRQVLISTHSAVLLSDPDIEPEEVLLLKPVHEGSAAEVTGDVTDALLLLDRDVSEEQAPRERTLEKDPNQLSLFE; encoded by the coding sequence ATGTATGTGCGCCATCTGAAAGTCAGAAACTGGCGGAATTTCCCGCGGATCGACGTCGATCTGCAAAAACGGCAGTTCGTCGTCGGCCCCAACGCGTCCGGGAAGTCCAACCTGATGGACGTGTTCCGGTTTCTCAGGGATATTGCCAAGGTGGAGGGCGGGGGACTCCAAAAGGCCGTCGCGGACCGGGGCGGCATGACCAAGATCCGGAATCTCGCCGCGCGCAGGGATCCGGATATCGCCATCGAGGTGCGGTTCTGCGATCCGGTGAACGGGCGGGAAACCTGGCGCTATGAACTCGGACTAAAGCAGCAGGCCAGGGGGAACCGGCACACGCTGATCACCTATGAACGGGTGAGCAGAGACGAGACCGTCATACTCGACCGGCCGAACGAGGAGGACCGGGAAGACATCGTACGGCTTACCCAGACCTACCTGGAACAGATCACCGCCAACCGGGCATTTCGTGAGATCGCCCGGTACTTTCAGGCCATTACCTACCATCACCTGGTTCCATCGCTGCTCCGCCACGCGGACCTGATCGGTGGCCGGACGCTCGAGGGCGACCCCTACGGGCAGGACTTCCTGGACCGCATCGCCCGGGAACACGACCGGACCCGAAGAGCCCGCCTGTCCCGGATCGAAGCGGTGCTCAAGGCGGCCGTGCCGCGGCTCGAGCAGCTCGAATTCATTCGGGACCCGGAGACGGGACGCCCACATCTCCAGGCCCTGTACGCCCACTGGCGGCCCAGGGCGGGTATCCAGCGGGAGGACCAGTTCTCCGACGGGACACTACGGCTCATCGGCATGTTGTGGGCGCTGCTCGAAGGGGAATCCATGTTGTTCCTGGAGGAGCCCGAACTCTGCCTGCACCCGGGCATTGTCAACCGGCTCGCCGCACTGATCCTGCGCATGCAGCGGAACACCGGACGGCAGGTGTTGATCAGCACGCACAGCGCGGTGCTGTTGTCCGACCCCGATATCGAACCGGAAGAAGTCCTGCTGCTGAAACCCGTCCATGAAGGATCGGCAGCGGAAGTGACCGGCGACGTGACGGACGCGCTGCTCCTGCTGGACCGCGACGTCTCCGAGGAACAGGCACCCCGGGAAAGAACCCTCGAAAAAGACCCGAATCAGTTGAGCCTGTTCGAATGA
- the mutL gene encoding DNA mismatch repair endonuclease MutL yields the protein MADQIKVLPEKLANMIAAGEVIERPASVVKELVENAIDAGGERISVEIKSGGRQLIRVMDDGGGMSREDAVLAFERHATSKIAGEDDLYRIGTLGFRGEALASIASVARVDLTTNTQGEAAGTRVRIDGGSAPKVTDAGRAVGTTVAVSQLFYNVPARRKFLRTTGTETRHVVSVVSSIAMAYPGIAFTLTVDDRDTLSLPAVSNTYTRTQAVMGNTLMNQMIPVTFDDDLVKIHGFISRPDAARVSRTHQHLFINLRPVSSRALNRAVFEGYGSILPKERYPVSIVFLNIDLDQVDVNVHPAKREVRFSDESRVYERLLRAIRLALQNSDVVPVFDTDTPDISGMAPAAAPGAVGTPYDEPAVARRAQIDLFGPARGIDGDPTGEWTYTPAGTERGERDEGGHGTVREHTDAELVSLWQLHNAYILAQVRGGFMLIDQHAAHERVLFERALKTMGHESAPSRQLLFPVTLDLMVPQIALVREHFDHFARLGFNVKLFGEQTVVVDAVPCMAHSQDVDTLFHRMIENLQEMPEKNLKTEERIAITFSGHAGIRKGDPLSQQEMNGLVNDLFATEMPYVTPRGRPTVVNMPLEEIERRFNRPS from the coding sequence ATGGCTGATCAAATCAAGGTGTTGCCCGAGAAGCTGGCGAACATGATCGCGGCGGGCGAGGTGATCGAACGCCCCGCCTCGGTCGTGAAGGAACTGGTCGAGAACGCGATCGACGCCGGCGGCGAGCGCATTTCCGTGGAGATAAAGTCGGGCGGTAGGCAGCTCATACGCGTCATGGACGACGGCGGAGGCATGTCCCGGGAGGACGCGGTACTGGCCTTCGAGCGGCATGCGACCAGCAAGATCGCCGGCGAAGACGACCTCTACCGCATCGGTACCTTAGGATTTCGGGGCGAGGCACTGGCCAGCATCGCCTCCGTGGCCCGGGTTGACCTGACGACAAATACGCAGGGGGAAGCGGCCGGGACCCGCGTCCGCATTGACGGGGGTTCGGCGCCAAAAGTTACGGACGCCGGTCGGGCAGTGGGTACGACGGTCGCCGTATCGCAGTTGTTCTACAACGTGCCCGCCCGCCGGAAGTTCCTGAGGACCACGGGTACGGAGACGCGCCATGTCGTTTCCGTGGTTTCCTCCATCGCCATGGCCTATCCGGGGATCGCCTTCACGCTGACGGTCGACGACCGGGATACCCTTTCCCTGCCCGCCGTGTCCAACACCTATACCCGCACGCAGGCCGTCATGGGCAACACGCTCATGAACCAGATGATACCGGTCACCTTCGATGACGACCTCGTCAAGATACACGGGTTCATCAGCCGACCGGACGCCGCCAGGGTTTCCCGTACCCACCAGCATCTGTTCATCAACCTCAGGCCGGTATCCAGCCGCGCCCTGAACCGCGCCGTGTTCGAAGGATATGGTTCGATTCTACCCAAAGAACGATATCCCGTATCCATCGTCTTCCTGAACATCGATCTCGACCAGGTGGACGTCAACGTACACCCCGCGAAGCGAGAGGTCCGGTTCTCCGACGAGTCCAGGGTATATGAGCGGCTCCTGCGGGCCATTCGGTTGGCGCTGCAGAACTCGGACGTGGTGCCCGTTTTCGATACGGACACGCCGGACATCTCCGGAATGGCGCCAGCCGCGGCGCCCGGCGCCGTGGGTACGCCCTACGACGAACCGGCCGTGGCGCGCAGGGCCCAGATAGACCTGTTCGGTCCCGCTCGTGGAATCGACGGTGATCCTACGGGCGAGTGGACCTACACGCCGGCGGGCACGGAGCGCGGGGAACGCGACGAAGGGGGACACGGAACAGTCAGGGAGCATACCGATGCGGAATTGGTATCGCTCTGGCAACTGCACAACGCCTACATACTGGCCCAGGTCAGAGGCGGTTTCATGCTCATCGACCAGCACGCCGCCCACGAACGCGTGTTGTTCGAACGGGCGCTGAAGACGATGGGCCACGAATCCGCCCCTTCCCGGCAGTTGCTGTTTCCGGTTACCCTCGATCTCATGGTGCCGCAGATCGCGCTGGTCCGGGAACATTTTGATCACTTCGCCCGGCTGGGATTCAATGTGAAACTGTTCGGCGAGCAGACCGTGGTCGTCGACGCCGTCCCCTGTATGGCACACAGCCAGGATGTAGACACACTGTTTCACCGGATGATTGAAAACCTGCAGGAGATGCCGGAAAAGAACCTCAAGACGGAAGAACGTATCGCGATTACCTTCTCCGGCCACGCCGGAATCAGGAAGGGCGACCCGTTGTCCCAGCAGGAGATGAACGGGCTCGTCAACGATCTGTTCGCCACGGAAATGCCCTATGTAACACCCCGGGGGCGACCCACCGTGGTCAACATGCCACTCGAAGAGATCGAACGCAGATTCAACCGACCTTCGTAG
- a CDS encoding threonylcarbamoyl-AMP synthase, translated as MAAILQLHPEHPQKRHVDRVVEALHRGGVIVYPTDTVYGLGCDIFNRKAINRIYQIKQAPAGKPLSFVCSDLKDLARYAKNISNAAYRMMNRLLPGPYTFILEASRDVPKFMIGKRRTVGIRVPDNRICLEIVQALGRPVLSTSIAPSGIEASANGSDMNDADSIAARYGKVVDVIVDGGVIVPEPSTVVDLTGEEPEILRASAGEADLY; from the coding sequence ATGGCCGCTATCCTTCAACTCCATCCTGAACATCCCCAGAAGCGGCATGTCGACCGGGTCGTCGAAGCGCTGCACCGGGGCGGGGTGATCGTCTATCCGACCGACACGGTCTATGGACTGGGCTGCGATATCTTCAACCGCAAGGCCATCAACCGGATCTACCAGATCAAGCAGGCCCCCGCCGGTAAGCCGCTCAGTTTCGTATGTTCGGATCTGAAGGATCTCGCCCGGTACGCGAAGAACATCTCCAACGCGGCCTATCGCATGATGAATCGGCTGCTCCCCGGGCCCTACACCTTCATTCTGGAAGCTTCTAGAGACGTGCCGAAGTTCATGATCGGCAAGCGGCGTACGGTGGGAATCCGGGTGCCGGACAACCGGATATGCCTCGAAATCGTGCAGGCGCTCGGCCGGCCCGTGCTGAGTACCAGCATCGCGCCTTCCGGTATCGAGGCCTCAGCTAACGGAAGCGATATGAACGACGCTGATTCCATCGCGGCCCGGTACGGCAAGGTCGTGGACGTCATCGTGGACGGCGGCGTCATTGTTCCGGAGCCGTCCACGGTGGTTGATCTGACCGGCGAGGAGCCCGAGATCCTTCGGGCGAGTGCCGGCGAAGCCGACCTGTACTGA
- a CDS encoding inosine monophosphate cyclohydrolase gives MNDSGVPARNFARHIASNRYPGRGLIIGRSAGGDAWFLLYWIMGRSESSRNRRFAIEGPVLRTEPVDPARLDAPELIIYPAMLELPGTYIVTNGDQSRTIYDALRGGGTFEAALATREREPDAPNYTPRISGMLELNGLPAVSLSVLRANPLDPAHTDRLTYRPDPPPPGRGLCLTTYMGDGEPLPGFSGDPLLMPLEGEAEEVMGTYWDALDEENRVAIALKNVTRDGISELMAINRF, from the coding sequence ATGAACGACTCCGGAGTCCCGGCACGGAACTTCGCACGGCATATCGCCTCGAACCGCTATCCGGGGCGGGGGCTGATCATCGGCCGGTCGGCCGGCGGCGACGCCTGGTTCCTGCTCTACTGGATCATGGGCCGCAGTGAAAGCAGCCGGAACCGGCGGTTCGCGATCGAGGGGCCGGTGCTTCGCACGGAACCGGTCGATCCCGCAAGGCTGGACGCACCGGAGCTGATCATCTACCCGGCCATGCTCGAACTGCCGGGGACATACATCGTTACCAACGGCGACCAGTCGCGGACGATATACGACGCGCTGCGCGGCGGCGGGACCTTCGAGGCCGCCCTGGCCACCCGGGAACGGGAGCCCGACGCGCCGAACTACACGCCCCGGATCAGCGGCATGCTGGAGCTGAACGGGCTGCCTGCCGTATCCCTGAGCGTACTCCGGGCGAATCCGCTCGATCCCGCCCATACCGACCGGCTGACTTACCGGCCGGACCCGCCCCCACCCGGACGGGGACTGTGCCTGACGACCTACATGGGCGACGGCGAACCGCTGCCGGGGTTTTCGGGAGATCCGCTGCTCATGCCCCTGGAAGGCGAGGCGGAAGAGGTCATGGGGACGTACTGGGACGCACTCGACGAAGAAAACCGGGTGGCCATCGCCCTGAAAAACGTGACGCGGGACGGCATCAGCGAACTGATGGCCATCAACCGGTTCTAG
- a CDS encoding sorbosone dehydrogenase family protein, giving the protein MTAIRLWAPRLFLLGFLVVAACGNTPAPGGESSESDPVLSRIQLPEGFRISVYASGVRNARAMAMGPGGTLFVGSRRAGNVYAVRDMDGDFVADEVLTLDSGLKMPSGIAFRDGALYVADINVVLRYDDIENRLYDPPEPAVVSRGFPTDRHHGWKFIRFGPDGKLYVPVGAPCNVCERADPRYATIMRMNPDGTDLEVYVSGVRNTVGFDWHPDTGELWFSDNGRDLMGNDIPPDELNRVTEAGQHFGFPYHHGTDIADPEFGGRRPLDSLVHPVQDLDPHVAAVGMRFYTGDMFPPEYRHQVLIAEHGSWNRDERIGYRVTLVRLDGNEAVSYEDFAEGWLVDEEYSGRPADVEVMPDGSLLVSDDYAGVIYRITYGE; this is encoded by the coding sequence ATGACCGCAATCCGACTTTGGGCACCACGTCTGTTCCTGTTGGGCTTCCTGGTGGTCGCCGCGTGCGGAAACACCCCCGCGCCCGGTGGCGAATCTTCTGAATCCGATCCCGTCCTCTCCCGCATCCAGTTGCCGGAAGGCTTCCGGATCTCCGTTTACGCCAGCGGTGTCCGCAACGCGCGGGCCATGGCGATGGGACCAGGCGGTACCCTCTTCGTGGGCTCCCGGCGCGCCGGAAACGTGTACGCCGTAAGGGACATGGACGGGGATTTCGTAGCCGACGAGGTGCTGACCCTCGACAGCGGGCTCAAGATGCCGAGCGGTATCGCTTTTCGGGATGGAGCGCTCTACGTCGCCGATATCAACGTGGTGCTCCGGTACGACGACATCGAAAACAGGCTCTACGATCCCCCCGAACCGGCCGTGGTCAGCCGGGGTTTCCCGACCGATCGTCATCACGGCTGGAAGTTCATCCGGTTCGGGCCCGACGGCAAGCTCTACGTTCCCGTGGGTGCTCCGTGTAACGTCTGCGAACGCGCTGATCCTCGATACGCGACCATCATGCGCATGAACCCGGACGGAACGGATCTGGAAGTCTACGTGAGCGGCGTGCGCAATACCGTGGGCTTCGACTGGCACCCGGACACGGGCGAACTGTGGTTCTCCGACAACGGGCGGGACCTCATGGGCAACGACATACCGCCGGACGAGCTGAACCGCGTGACCGAAGCCGGACAGCATTTCGGCTTCCCGTATCACCACGGCACGGACATCGCGGATCCCGAATTCGGCGGCCGGCGTCCACTGGATTCCCTGGTGCACCCCGTGCAGGACCTCGATCCGCACGTGGCCGCGGTGGGCATGCGATTCTACACCGGGGACATGTTTCCGCCCGAGTACCGCCACCAGGTATTGATCGCGGAACACGGATCCTGGAACCGGGACGAGCGGATCGGTTACCGGGTCACCCTGGTGCGCCTGGACGGCAACGAGGCCGTGAGTTACGAGGATTTCGCCGAGGGCTGGCTCGTTGACGAGGAATACTCCGGCCGCCCGGCCGACGTGGAGGTCATGCCGGACGGTTCTCTGCTCGTTTCTGATGATTACGCCGGAGTGATCTACCGGATCACGTACGGGGAGTAA
- the genX gene encoding EF-P lysine aminoacylase GenX codes for MSRIRHLHSQGIQSYPARTGRTHTVRQVQESGAAGNATVIAGRLIRLDPRVGSGALEDWTGTVNLVLDDPALSGMLSLVCAGDLVECAGTWENDAYTVTGLRLLAPCLRGAPGMEAAGAVRLRADILAGTRAYFESREFIAVDTPTFMTVPDLTPALSSFRTEYVDGEGGTQPLYLQTSPEHYMKRLLAAGCERIYQICRFYRNGERFDAHHPEFTGLEWYEAYADYETVMATTEDYVTTLAGTLNHGGELTYRGTTIDLRPPWPRYRVRDCFLDRSGIDLDVCDDLEKFSSAARARDYEVREDDDWDDLFHRVFLTAVEPALPADRPVFLTEYPARLPSLARRVPGNPRYVERFELYMGGLELANAFTELNDPVEQRARFEADLVVKRSKEGPDRYHGGVDEALLAALEYGMPPSGGIAFGLDRLAMLFADAETIDPVIMFRDY; via the coding sequence ATGTCGCGTATCAGACACCTCCACAGCCAGGGTATTCAATCGTATCCCGCCCGTACCGGCAGGACGCATACGGTGCGGCAGGTACAGGAATCCGGAGCCGCCGGAAACGCAACAGTGATTGCCGGGCGGCTGATCCGGCTGGATCCACGGGTTGGGAGCGGCGCGCTCGAGGATTGGACGGGCACGGTCAACCTCGTCCTGGACGATCCAGCCCTGTCCGGCATGCTGTCATTGGTCTGCGCCGGCGACCTCGTGGAATGCGCGGGTACATGGGAGAACGACGCATACACCGTAACCGGCCTCAGGCTCCTGGCGCCCTGCCTTCGCGGCGCGCCCGGAATGGAAGCGGCCGGCGCCGTGCGCCTCCGGGCAGATATCCTGGCCGGGACCCGTGCCTACTTCGAATCCCGCGAGTTCATAGCCGTGGACACGCCCACATTCATGACCGTTCCGGACCTGACGCCGGCCCTGAGTTCGTTTCGAACGGAATACGTGGACGGCGAAGGCGGAACGCAGCCCCTGTACCTGCAAACCTCGCCCGAACACTACATGAAACGCCTGCTGGCGGCGGGCTGCGAACGGATATACCAGATCTGCCGGTTCTACCGCAACGGGGAACGGTTCGACGCGCACCATCCCGAGTTTACCGGACTGGAGTGGTACGAGGCCTACGCCGATTACGAGACGGTCATGGCCACCACCGAGGATTACGTGACCACGCTGGCCGGGACGCTCAACCACGGGGGCGAACTGACCTACCGGGGTACCACGATCGACCTCCGGCCTCCTTGGCCGAGGTACAGGGTGCGGGACTGCTTCCTGGACCGGTCGGGGATCGACCTGGATGTCTGCGATGACCTGGAAAAGTTCTCGTCCGCAGCCAGGGCCAGGGATTACGAGGTTCGGGAAGACGATGACTGGGACGACCTGTTCCACCGCGTTTTCCTGACGGCCGTGGAACCCGCGCTGCCCGCGGACCGGCCGGTCTTTCTGACGGAGTATCCCGCCCGGCTGCCGTCGCTGGCGCGCCGGGTTCCGGGCAACCCCCGGTACGTGGAACGATTCGAACTGTACATGGGCGGGCTGGAACTGGCCAATGCCTTCACGGAGCTGAACGATCCGGTGGAGCAGCGTGCCAGGTTTGAAGCGGACCTGGTGGTAAAGCGATCGAAGGAAGGCCCGGACCGCTACCACGGCGGGGTGGACGAAGCGCTGCTGGCAGCCCTCGAATACGGGATGCCTCCGTCGGGCGGCATCGCCTTCGGCCTGGACCGGCTGGCGATGTTGTTCGCCGACGCCGAAACGATCGATCCCGTGATCATGTTCAGGGATTACTGA
- a CDS encoding aminotransferase class I/II-fold pyridoxal phosphate-dependent enzyme, translating to MQVVELRSDTMTRPTPAMRHAMANAEVGDDCFGEDPSVNRLEEAMAALLGKEAGLFVTSGTQGNQLAVRSQTHHGNDVIAEKYCHMFNAEAGALGALSGVQVRLLTGERGVFTPAQMEEVIQRGDNVHYGRTALVAVENTHNKSGGYPWPVEALSRVGDCGRSNNLRVHMDGARLFNACAATGLTAQTYTQHVDTVSVCLSKGLGAPVGSVLAGDQATIDAARYYRKMLGGGMRQAGVLAAAGLYAMEHNISRLSEDHGHATRLAAALADLENVEIDLNEVHSNMIFFSLRDGLDPFEAVDRLSEEGVRMLAMKPGIIRAVTHLDVSGDQIDRAIEVCRKVLTRVS from the coding sequence ATGCAAGTCGTCGAACTGCGCAGCGATACCATGACCCGGCCGACGCCGGCCATGCGCCACGCCATGGCGAACGCCGAGGTCGGCGACGACTGTTTCGGCGAAGACCCATCGGTCAACCGGCTGGAAGAAGCCATGGCCGCCCTGCTCGGCAAGGAAGCGGGCCTCTTCGTCACGAGCGGCACGCAGGGCAACCAGCTCGCTGTCCGGTCGCAGACCCATCACGGCAACGACGTCATCGCGGAAAAGTACTGCCACATGTTCAACGCGGAAGCTGGCGCACTCGGCGCACTGTCGGGCGTGCAGGTCCGCCTGTTGACGGGAGAACGGGGTGTATTCACGCCGGCGCAGATGGAGGAAGTGATCCAGCGGGGCGATAACGTGCACTACGGCCGGACGGCGCTGGTCGCCGTGGAGAACACCCACAACAAGTCAGGCGGATACCCATGGCCCGTGGAGGCGCTGTCCCGGGTCGGCGACTGCGGACGGTCAAACAACCTGCGCGTCCACATGGACGGCGCCCGGCTGTTTAACGCCTGCGCGGCGACGGGCCTGACCGCACAGACCTATACGCAGCATGTCGATACGGTATCCGTGTGCCTGTCCAAGGGCCTGGGCGCGCCGGTCGGCAGCGTGCTGGCGGGCGATCAGGCCACGATCGATGCGGCGCGCTACTACCGGAAGATGCTCGGCGGCGGGATGCGCCAGGCGGGCGTCCTGGCGGCGGCCGGCCTCTACGCCATGGAGCACAACATCTCCCGGCTGTCCGAGGACCACGGCCATGCCACCCGGCTGGCGGCGGCGCTCGCCGACCTGGAGAACGTCGAGATCGACCTGAACGAGGTCCACAGCAACATGATCTTCTTCAGCCTGCGGGACGGCCTGGACCCCTTCGAGGCCGTCGATCGCCTGTCGGAGGAAGGCGTCCGGATGCTCGCCATGAAACCCGGCATCATCCGCGCCGTTACGCACCTGGACGTAAGCGGCGATCAGATCGACCGGGCCATCGAAGTCTGCAGGAAGGTGCTGACCCGCGTCTCGTGA
- a CDS encoding ATP-binding protein: MGETRQDGAESGVTLELTIPSNPDLTAEVDRRIEELTTRTGFDQGTRGDIMIAVNEAVKNAILHGNRCDESKQVIISCKCSSTLFRIHICDCGGGFDPDGLPDPRNPDNLLKENGRGILMIKALMDEVEFDITEHGTSVTLIKYGH, encoded by the coding sequence ATGGGCGAAACTCGGCAGGACGGGGCTGAAAGCGGCGTGACGCTGGAACTGACGATCCCAAGCAATCCCGATCTGACTGCGGAGGTGGATCGCCGCATTGAGGAGTTGACCACGCGGACCGGCTTCGACCAGGGAACGCGCGGCGACATCATGATCGCCGTGAACGAAGCGGTCAAGAACGCAATTCTGCATGGAAACCGGTGCGACGAGTCCAAGCAGGTCATCATCTCCTGCAAATGCAGTTCGACGTTGTTCCGTATACACATATGCGACTGCGGCGGTGGTTTCGATCCCGACGGCCTGCCGGACCCGCGAAACCCGGACAACCTGCTCAAGGAGAATGGCAGGGGCATTCTGATGATCAAGGCCCTCATGGACGAAGTCGAGTTCGATATCACAGAGCACGGCACCAGCGTGACCCTGATCAAGTACGGCCACTGA